From the genome of Halomonas sp. 1513, one region includes:
- a CDS encoding ribonuclease activity regulator protein RraA (regulator of RNase E; increases half-life and abundance of RNAs; interacts with RNase E possibly inhibiting catalytic activity) → MSHIVTPDICDAHPEVQVLDPVFVNYGGRETFCGPVRTLACFEDNALLMTMLAEPGDGAVLVVDAGGSQRCALLGDRLAEQALENGWVGVVIHGCVRDVDVLAEMEFGVQALGVHPRRGSATGGGQRDQRLHVAGASIVPGQWLYADNNGIVIAARRLALEG, encoded by the coding sequence ATGAGCCATATCGTCACCCCTGATATCTGCGACGCCCACCCCGAGGTACAGGTGCTGGATCCCGTCTTCGTCAACTATGGCGGCCGTGAGACGTTCTGCGGCCCGGTGCGCACCCTCGCCTGCTTCGAGGACAACGCCCTGCTGATGACGATGCTCGCCGAGCCCGGCGACGGCGCCGTGCTGGTGGTCGACGCCGGCGGTTCGCAGCGCTGTGCGCTGCTCGGCGACCGCCTCGCCGAGCAGGCCCTGGAAAACGGCTGGGTGGGGGTGGTGATTCACGGCTGCGTGCGCGACGTCGACGTGCTGGCCGAGATGGAGTTCGGCGTCCAGGCGCTGGGCGTTCACCCGCGCCGCGGCTCAGCCACCGGCGGTGGGCAGCGCGATCAGCGCCTGCACGTCGCTGGCGCCAGCATCGTGCCGGGGCAATGGCTGTATGCCGACAACAACGGCATCGTGATTGCTGCGCGACGTCTGGCATTGGAAGGATAA